In Ostrinia nubilalis chromosome 10, ilOstNubi1.1, whole genome shotgun sequence, a single genomic region encodes these proteins:
- the LOC135075179 gene encoding uncharacterized protein LOC135075179: MASENYPKKMLDGWYCRSIANMQASEAASVSSNTPAESTHARDSNNYTSDSSSEPEPEPNFRIQYLNLKKKLKYLIYENECFQDALRSSQKRMLKVSRDRSFLLDRLLQYEKPESTTSESDDTESSDDTEYNRMEAIKRKKIEASAAHQNVSAPSTLNKGPSAVKRKRAVVAKKPQNASNVHLNAGAMMAKASPALGFGLSAGDGHMTPEEVERHLQSRQSYLELLPERAPPTVPTEMFSNDPSLDSESNDVLENSPNVEEWFD; the protein is encoded by the exons ATGGCGTCGGAAAATTATCCCAAG AAGATGCTAGATGGGTGGTACTGCCGCTCTATAGCGAATATGCAGGCTAGTGAAGCTGCCAGCGTGAGCAGCAACACTCCTGCAGAGTCCACTCACGCTCGGGACTCAAACAACTATACAAGTGACAGCAGCAGTGAACCTGAGCCTGAACCTAATTTTAGAATTCAATATCTTAATCTCAAGAAGAAGCTGAAGTATCTGATTtat GAAAATGAATGTTTTCAAGATGCTCTTAGGTCCAGCCAGAAAAGAATGCTCAAAGTATCTAGAGACAGAAGTTTTTTGCTGGACAGACTCTTGCAGTATGAAAAACCTGAGAGTACCACATCTGAGAGTGATGATACAGAGTCATCAGATGACACAGAATACAATCGCATGGAAGCTATAAAACG aaaaaaaattgaagccaGTGCAGCCCATCAAAATGTTTCTGCACCATCAACCCTCAACAAGGGGCCCAGTGCTGTAAAAAGGAAGAGAGCAGTAGTAGCTAAAAAACCTCAGAATGCCAGTAATGTT CATCTAAATGCCGGAGCAATGATGGCGAAAGCGTCACCTGCTCTCGGGTTCGGATTATCAGCGGGAGACGGCCACATGACGCCCGAAGAGGTTGAGCGCCACTTGCAGTCACGGCAGTCTTACCTGGAGCTCCTGCCTGAGAGGGCGCCGCCGACCGTGCCCACTGAGATGTTCAGCAATGATCCGTCACTGGATAG TGAATCAAATGACGTGTTGGAAAATTCACCAAATGTAGAAGAATGGTTTGATTAG